The genomic stretch GCTGGTGATCGAAGATGGGAGTACAGATGCGGATCTGATGAGTCGTCCGTTCTGGGAGGATGTGGAAGTTGCCTGTGCCTCTCTAGAGGAGTCAATGGCCTTCGAGCAACAGTGGCATCCGCCAACCTATGTGCGTCGGGTTGTTTATGACACCACTCTGCAGCTGAAGTTTCAGGGAAGATTGTCCGCCATCCCAGAAGTCCAGGAAATGTATCAACAGTCTTTTGGTTTATCATTGCCTGTCGATCGAGCCCTGCTGCTAGCTCAGAATATGGGGCACTGGCCTTATCTGCTAGCTATGAAACGCTATGATGTCATCCAGTTATCATCAGCAGCGATGGCGATGGGAATCTTTTGCCCCAAACCTTATGTTGTTTATCCGACGGGCAGTGACCTATTTATTGCCCCTTTTGAGGAAACCTTCTTTGGGTTATTAATGCGGGCCGGTTACCGCCATGCCAGCCACTGTCTGCTGATTATGCATACCCTCCCGGAGTATCTCAAGCGACTACAGGTTGTTGCGCCTCAATCTACAGCTCTGGTCATGGTGGATACAGAGGTGTATGCGCCAGGGGGAGGAGAACAAGTCCGAGCACAATGGCAGCAAGCAATTGGTGGCCAGAAATTTCTGCTTAATGTTTGCCGTCAAACATGGCTCTGGAAAGGCAACGATCGCTTAATTCATGCCTTCAGTCGCTTTGTTAAAGAGTATGGTGACTGGCGATTAATTCTGATGGAGTGGGGAAAAGATATTGAGCAATCCAAGGTACTGATTGAGGCGTTAGACATTAAAGACAAAGTCCTGTGGGAACCGATGTCTTCCAAGCCTCGCCTCCGTAGGCTCCAGCAAGCCGCTGATGTTGTATCCGACCAGTTTGTCATGGCTGCCTATGGGACTTCTGTTTTAGAGTCCATGGCTGCAGGTAAGCCAGTGCTCAAAAGCCCTCTCAATCCTCAAAACGATTTATTGTGTATTTCAGATCTGCCTCCCTTCGTAACTGCAAATGAAATTGATGAAATTTATCAAGCTTTGATTAAGCTAGATGATGAAGAATTCAAACAAAAAAAAGGGGTGGAAAGCCATGATTGGGTCAGGCGTAATCATGGTTACTTAGCTATTACAGAACGATATATTGATGCCTACAAAT from Leptolyngbya sp. 'hensonii' encodes the following:
- a CDS encoding glycosyltransferase, with the translated sequence MVDTEVYAPGGGEQVRAQWQQAIGGQKFLLNVCRQTWLWKGNDRLIHAFSRFVKEYGDWRLILMEWGKDIEQSKVLIEALDIKDKVLWEPMSSKPRLRRLQQAADVVSDQFVMAAYGTSVLESMAAGKPVLKSPLNPQNDLLCISDLPPFVTANEIDEIYQALIKLDDEEFKQKKGVESHDWVRRNHGYLAITERYIDAYKSALCF